A single Papilio machaon chromosome 12, ilPapMach1.1, whole genome shotgun sequence DNA region contains:
- the LOC106719209 gene encoding ATPase family AAA domain-containing protein 5 — translation MSICLDTVFIKEIKRQAEPFKNNIKHKSRTVLRCRNNILKPKCDRTLKRKLKKYKLRKDGEEDQDIIDVSQTFVTSLIIKSPNTEMSTAASLKRNLKPSRVEQSFTMHRRKKNIKPEEVDPKTVSPTQPLESNNQTDAFKLLMDSRNKVIGSNSPGKERILDESELQEVTERKELKVRRTLSLKKMAQAKGALQKQERDESREKYVKNEMAKRAERLRNMIAKPDAHSSKNINNKSVLEPQVDSLNLTPPKTENGVSKKSESLKISKSFSNTNLSDSSLKHNITKEEVEFLKKLSPSIRKKENMLCYFNVVTKEIECESVLNENDSVDEQAIIKVKITSKSKKKKKQEKNIAEIHTPVLIVKSHDNDTQHDKLSSKDIEGKEVVSDRKKRKRKKHVTESESTNFSEVTSTDSRPKRNIKKPIKYEDALVSSSDEEFHIFTPKKKKGSVNNVEQPKITNNVHTMEVKNSISNKCIKQYPNKASTKKNIPSANLPVKKPLKLAPIFAPKPQLTAEELKAKQEFLHSGIPNHVKKNNKQPVTCTTNSNCFLPVVHIQQIDPNHVTNSTILPLSLLHSDDEPTIANSSSDSYKNLLTINTENENLNVLDFKNNVKTLLKAMKNLYSKFPVYRTYHSLKAKSRGEIGETQCIYLDNSVEIINGITDTCNDNLDKLKWTDKYKATSTKQIIGNFESIKELRKWLISWTENCVPEQKDSDSSDFCYSDTDSGDVKRMRNNLLILTGKTGSGKTSSVYAVASELSIKVIEVNASSKRTGKIMLQDLQEATQSHKVNRQMDGIDNSQKSIDVDSNISQNKKRGRPKKQTLENLSQKSVSSKKDSNSEPFSSQESMRTVMSLILIDDADIIFEQDDGFCSAIAQLVHSSKRPVILITESVNCPHLQKFLKYSQVISLQPFLPRMLGTWLDIMCLADSSICYPGLGAKLLDFFKGDIRKTINCLQFYMTSHRHILKRENASQGYDFIDAGDDEASSMSWAVNEEVEDRFASSTAICNSSIQYFLDKQINIHNLSPFLTFNIWWSLPAFLNFNCNDLVTVHTKENEKIGNDVLKLETISSAIDTLSVLDLFENTTAELHANITSKPWFSPESASLIEGENFEYYDRTYEITQDISQFLMTSSIQNAQRILKCEQRIDVEFPSMTMQRERDKIIHRHKSLTHYLNPVAVLDRKAVALDYWSSCRSICRSEKTKTDLSSKRNNRFCHYLKSLNILCNNEYFDKLGDSLCLGNIY, via the exons ATGTCAATTTGTTTGGACACTGTTTttatcaaagaaataaaaagacaagccgaaccttttaaaaataacataaagcaCAAGAGTAGAACTGTGTTAAGATGCaggaacaatattttaaagccGAAGTGTGATAGAACTCTTAAAAGGaaacttaaaaagtataaacttAGAAAAGATGGAGAGGAAGACCAAGATATTATAGATGTGTCACAAACTTTTGTTACTTCACTAATCATCAAGTCTCCCAACACCGAAATGAGTACTGCTGCTAGTTTAAAACGCAACTTAAAACCATCCAGAGTCGAGCAAAGTTTTACTATGCATAGGcgaaaaaagaatataaagcCTGAAGAGGTTGATCCAAAAACTGTAAGTCCTACACAACCACTAGAATCAAATAATCAAACAGatgcttttaaattactaatggATTCTCGCAATAAGGTAATTGGATCTAATTCTCCAGGCAAAGAAAGGATATTAGATGAAAGTGAATTACAAGAAGTTACTGAAAGGAAAGAGCTCAAAGTTAGAAGGACTCTATCATTGAAGAAAATGGCCCAGGCTAAAGGAGCCCTACAGAAGCAGGAACGGGATGAATCTAGAGAAAAGtatgttaaaaatgaaatggcGAAAAGAGCTGAAAGGTTAAGAAATATGATAGCAAAACCTGATGCACATTcaagtaaaaatatcaataataagtCCGTCCTTGAGCCACAAGTAGATTCATTAAATCTAACACCACCTAAGACTGAAAATGGTGTAAGTAAGAAAAgtgaatctttaaaaatttctaaatCGTTCTCTAATACCAATTTATCAGATAGCTctcttaaacataatataactaAAGAAGAAGTGGAATTTCTGAAAAAATTATCACCCTCTATtcgaaaaaaagaaaacatgcTTTGTTATTTCAATGTAGTCACGAAAGAAATAGAATGTGAATCTGTTCTTAATGAAAATGATAGTGTAGATGAACAAGCAATtattaaagtgaaaattacatcaaaaagtaaaaagaaaaagaaacaagaaaaaaatattgccgAGATACATACTCCAGTGTTGATTGTTAAAAGTCATGATAATGACACCCAACATGATAAATTATCATCCAAAGATATTGAGGGCAAGGAAGTTGTTAGTGACAGAAAAAAgcgtaaaagaaaaaaacatgtcaCTGAAAGTGAATCTACTAACTTTTCAGAAGTAACATCAACTGATTCCAGGCCtaaaagaaatatcaaaaaacCAATTAAATATGAGGATGCTTTAGTATCAAGTTCGGATGAAGAATTCCATATCTTCAcaccaaaaaagaaaaaaggctctgtaaataatgttgaacaaccaaaaataactaataacgTACACACAATGGAAGTGAAGAATTCTATATCaaacaaatgtataaaacaatatccAAATAAAGCATCTACAAAAAAGAATATTCCCTCAGCAAATTTACCAGTTAAGAAGCCATTAAAATTAGCCCCAATATTTGCTCCAAAACCACAACTGACTGCTGAAGAATTAAAGGCTAAACAAGAATTTCTGCATAGTGGTATTCCAAATCatgtaaaaaagaataataagcAACCAGTTACTTGTACAACTAATAGCAATTGTTTTCTACCAGTGGTTCATATACAACAGATTGATCCAAATCATGTTACAAATTCCACCATACTTCCATTATCATTGTTACATTCCGATGATGAACCAACTATCGCCAACTCTTCATCTGATTCCTATAAAAACTTACTGACAATAAACACTGAGAATGagaatttaaatgtattagattttaaaaataatgttaaaacacTATTAAAAGCAATGAAGAacctgtattcaaaatttcCTGTTTATCGTACTTATCATTCATTAAAAGCTAAAAGTAGAGGAGAAATTGGAGAAAcacaatgtatttatttagataacaGTGTTGAAATAATCAATGGTATAACAGACACATGTAATGATAAtctagataaattaaaatggacaGATAAATATAAGGCAAcatcaacaaaacaaataattggGAACTTTGAAAGTATTAAAGAACTTAGGAAATGGTTAATTTCTTGGACTGAAAACTGTGTACCGGAACAAAAAGATTCAGATTCATCTGACTTTTGCTATTCGGATACTGACAGTGGAGATGTCAAAAGAATGAGAAATAATCTGCTCATACTAACTGGAAAGACTGGCAGTGGAAAAACATCCAGTGTATATGCTGTTGCATCGGAGTTATCAATCAAGGTAATTGAAGTGAATGCAAGTAGTAAAAGAACTGGTAAAATAATGCTCCAAGATTTACAAGAAGCTACCCAGTCCCATAAAGTAAACAGACAGATGGATGGCATTGATAATTCTCAGAAGTCAATAGATGTTGATTCTAACATATCACAGAATAAAAAACGTGGGAGACCTAAGAAGCAGACTCTTGAGAATCTGTCCCAGAAATCTGTCTCTTCAAAGAAAGACTCAAATAGTGAACCATTTTCAAGTCAAGAGAGCATGAGAACTGTTATGtctcttattttaattgatgatgcagatataatttttgagCAAGATGATGGATTTTGTTCTGCAATAGCTCAACTTGTGCATAGTTCTAAACGtccagttattttaattactgaaTCAGTGAATTGCCCCCACCTGCAAAAATTCTTGAAATACAGTCAAGTTATAAGTCTGCAACCTTTCCTGCCTAGAATGCTTGGGACATGGCTAGACATTATGTGTTTAGCTGATAGTAGCATTTGCTATCCTGGCTTAGGAGCTAAgcttttagatttttttaaaggggATATAAGAAAGACAATCAATTGTTTGCAATTCTATATGACATCACACAGACACATTTTAAAACGGGAGAATGCATCTCAAGGATATGATTTTATAGATGCAGGTGATGATGAAGCCTCAAGTATGTCATGGGCTGTTAATGAGGAAGTTGAAGATAGATTTGCAAGTTCTACTGCTATTTGTAACTCGAGTATTCAGTATTTTTTGGATAAAcagataaatatacataaccTCTCACCATTTCTTACATTTAACATATGGTGGAGTTTAcctgcatttttaaatttcaattgtaATGATTTAGTTACAGTTCATACAaaggaaaatgaaaaaataggAAATGATGTATTGAAATTAGAAACAATATCATCAGCAATAGATACCCTTTCAGTTCTTGACTTGTTTGAAAATACTACAGCAGAATTACATGCTAATATAACATCCAAGCCTTGGTTCTCTCCTGAAAGTGCCAGTTTGATTGAGGGCgagaattttgaatattacgaTAGAACTTATGAAATTACGCAagatatttcacaatttttaatgaCCAGCAGCATTCAGAATGcacaaagaattttaaaatgtgaacAGAGAATTGATGTAGAGTTTCCTTCTATGACTATGCAAAG aGAACGTGACAAAATAATACATCGACATAAAAGCTTGACTCATTACTTGAACCCAGTAGCTGTGTTGGACCGTAAAGCAGTTGCATTGGACTACTGGTCAAGTTGTCGTAGTATATGCAGATCAGAAAAGACCAAAACAGATTTAAGTAGCAAGAGAAATAATAGATTCTGTCATTAccttaaatcattaaatattttgtgtaataatGAGTATTTTGATAAGTTGGGTGACAGTTTATGTTTAG gtaatatttattga
- the LOC123721494 gene encoding uncharacterized protein LOC123721494, with protein MVRSVLRGDTCGYCNACVRIRLCAARGRSPEPLECAYKHILESYSGESPVTKAPESPKPVCASCRWTSDAQFPETPPSLSDLSTEWSSRSSHRSRTRRRKR; from the coding sequence ATGGTGCGAAGTGTACTGCGCGGCGATACATGTGGATACTGCAATGCGTGCGTGCGCATACGCCTGTGCGCCGCGCGAGGCAGGAGTCCTGAACCTTTGGAGTGCGCCTACAAGCACATCTTAGAGTCGTATAGTGGTGAAAGCCCCGTTACGAAGGCACCAGAATCCCCGAAACCTGTCTGTGCGTCCTGTCGATGGACTTCCGATGCCCAGTTCCCTGAAACACCGCCGTCACTAAGCGATCTCAGTACAGAATGGAGTTCCAGATCTTCCCACCGGTCGCGCACGCGCCGACGCAAGAGGTAG